From a region of the Candidatus Sysuiplasma acidicola genome:
- a CDS encoding cyclase family protein encodes MSRIVSKIIDVSVAVRDGMPIYDGNPTLSLEWAMSIERGDQVNLTRLSEGVHTGTHVDAPFHFIPGGKKIDELEMGSFFCNVQVVRTRRKSVTPEVLAGKRIPKGDGVLFRTSNSGLYGRPFTRDFVFIEGETADELVRMHVPIVGLDYLSVEKFGSHDAPAHNKLLGADIPIIEGLCLTGVKEGRYTLAVFPIRLQGREAAPARAVLFSPPLASSITLNGR; translated from the coding sequence TTGAGCAGAATCGTTTCAAAGATCATCGATGTGTCAGTGGCAGTCAGGGACGGGATGCCGATTTACGACGGCAATCCGACCCTGTCACTGGAATGGGCCATGAGCATCGAGCGCGGCGATCAGGTCAATCTGACACGCCTCAGCGAGGGCGTCCACACCGGAACACATGTTGACGCACCCTTCCACTTCATACCCGGCGGAAAGAAGATAGACGAGCTGGAAATGGGCAGCTTTTTCTGCAACGTGCAGGTCGTCCGGACACGGAGGAAAAGCGTGACACCCGAGGTGCTTGCCGGGAAGAGAATCCCGAAGGGCGACGGTGTTCTCTTCAGGACATCCAATTCGGGACTGTACGGCAGGCCGTTCACCAGGGATTTCGTGTTCATTGAGGGTGAGACGGCCGATGAGCTCGTGCGCATGCACGTGCCCATCGTCGGACTGGATTACCTGTCCGTCGAGAAGTTCGGCTCCCATGACGCTCCAGCGCACAACAAACTTCTCGGTGCCGACATACCGATCATCGAGGGACTCTGTCTCACCGGCGTGAAAGAGGGCCGATATACGCTTGCCGTGTTCCCGATCAGGCTGCAGGGAAGAGAGGCCGCACCAGCGAGGGCGGTGCTCTTTTCTCCCCCGCTGGCATCGTCGATTACACTGAACGGACGGTGA
- a CDS encoding fumarylacetoacetate hydrolase family protein, translating into MQGQGPTKIICVGRNYAEHASELGNAVPEKLLYFLKPPSSLLGNGGNVVLPAGVGRVDCEGELGVVIGKRTKNIGEQDAMQSVKGYVVCDDVTARDIQTAAKRKGEPWTVSKGYDTFFPATDMVPAASAIDIRSLGIETKVNGEIRQRGNTSDMIFSISSIISTVSTVMTLEDGDIIATGTPAGVSPIKAGDTVEVKIEGIGTLKHGVVSSV; encoded by the coding sequence ATGCAGGGGCAAGGACCTACCAAGATCATCTGTGTCGGAAGGAATTATGCCGAACATGCCTCCGAACTGGGCAATGCCGTTCCAGAAAAACTGCTCTATTTTCTCAAGCCGCCGAGCTCGCTGCTCGGTAATGGCGGTAATGTCGTCCTGCCCGCCGGCGTCGGGCGGGTGGACTGCGAGGGAGAGCTCGGTGTGGTCATCGGCAAAAGAACAAAGAACATCGGCGAGCAGGACGCGATGCAATCCGTGAAGGGTTATGTGGTGTGCGACGACGTCACCGCGAGGGACATACAGACAGCCGCCAAACGGAAAGGCGAACCGTGGACGGTGTCGAAAGGGTATGACACATTTTTTCCCGCGACAGACATGGTTCCTGCGGCAAGCGCTATCGATATTCGCTCGCTCGGCATAGAGACGAAAGTGAACGGCGAGATCAGGCAGAGGGGCAACACCTCTGACATGATATTTTCCATTTCATCCATCATCAGCACTGTCTCAACGGTAATGACGCTGGAGGATGGCGACATCATTGCAACCGGCACACCCGCAGGCGTTTCGCCGATAAAAGCAGGCGACACGGTGGAAGTGAAGATTGAGGGCATCGGCACGCTGAAACACGGCGTAGTTTCATCCGTCTGA
- a CDS encoding DEAD/DEAH box helicase encodes MDLLDARLREVLRSRNIIELHPVQENVFLPVYGGKNILVCAPTGIGKTEAAMLPVLQKMIEEKGSGGIRCLYITPLRALNRDMLVRLKELAASVGLTAAVRHGDTSQSERNRQSANPPDILITTPETVQILLTGKKLRNALAAVRFVVVDELHELVSGERGAQLSVALERLANMAGEFQRIGLSATVGSPSEVSKLLVSDREVQIAAIPVEKLREIDVRCPKRDDRTDELSANLQVDEGMASAIQETKRLIESHGSTLFFVNTRDLAEAISSRYRIWSPDFQIGVHHGSLSKELRVQMEEEFKSGRLKCLICTSSLELGIDIGTADFTIQFNSPRQVTRLLQRIGRSGHRATEVSRGCIVAFDEDEMIEGSVIARRAMAEVLEEQTVREKPLTVLSNQIIAMSAEGTYTRESMLSTIRRSYPFRHLAEWEFNEVFSFAEQYKLIKVEEGTVRRSMRGLRYFYDNISMIRDEKTFSVRDISTRKVIGTLDEGFVVSFAEQGASFITHGRSWRVVELRETELLVEPVSVFGALPSWVGEEIPVPFEVAQEVGQLRKKRNVMDYPLDAEASMKVAEYLSGVTEPCITATDDRIVIETEGRRAVVNACFGTRVNETLSRMIAAVISARSGESVGIDIDPYRIMLELPRSARKEWIEEAIRSIPPEALDSFMRKIVSNVSYSKWQFLFVAKKFGIVRKDADYRELNMTKLMASFEHTPVMEETIDKSIWESMDVGRASGVLNDIASGRIQIVYAPLSAYGRKGLDATRELYRPARADRGILEALKKRLMEEEFSMLCLHCEAKWKSKPSREGRRVKCWKCSSPMVAALSSYDRGRLPRKLKSQKKFSDEEIREVRKLRKNANLVMEYGQRAMLVLAGRGIGPDSAARILSKQGDQEEQVLKDILEQEIIFARTKRFWD; translated from the coding sequence ATGGACTTACTGGATGCCAGACTGCGGGAAGTGCTCAGGAGCAGGAACATAATCGAACTGCACCCTGTGCAGGAGAATGTCTTCCTGCCCGTGTACGGCGGCAAAAACATACTGGTCTGCGCGCCTACGGGAATAGGCAAGACTGAAGCAGCCATGCTTCCGGTTCTTCAGAAAATGATCGAGGAAAAGGGATCCGGCGGCATCAGATGTCTTTACATAACACCGCTCAGGGCGCTGAACAGGGATATGCTTGTAAGGCTGAAAGAACTTGCGGCATCGGTCGGGCTGACAGCTGCGGTGAGGCATGGGGACACTTCGCAAAGCGAGAGGAACAGACAGTCCGCAAATCCTCCGGACATACTGATTACTACGCCTGAAACGGTGCAGATATTGCTCACGGGCAAGAAACTCAGAAACGCGCTCGCAGCTGTCAGGTTTGTTGTTGTGGACGAACTTCACGAACTCGTCAGCGGCGAGAGAGGCGCACAGCTGTCCGTCGCTCTTGAGAGACTGGCTAACATGGCTGGCGAATTCCAGAGAATCGGGCTGTCGGCAACCGTGGGTTCGCCCTCCGAGGTTTCCAAGCTTCTTGTATCTGACAGGGAAGTGCAGATAGCCGCGATTCCCGTGGAAAAACTCAGGGAGATTGATGTCAGATGCCCGAAGCGCGACGATCGGACCGATGAACTCTCTGCAAATCTCCAGGTCGACGAAGGAATGGCTTCCGCCATACAGGAGACGAAAAGACTGATCGAGAGTCACGGCAGCACACTCTTTTTTGTCAACACCAGGGATCTTGCGGAGGCTATATCCTCCAGATACAGAATATGGTCTCCCGATTTCCAGATCGGCGTCCATCACGGTTCACTGTCAAAAGAGCTGAGAGTGCAGATGGAAGAGGAGTTCAAATCAGGCAGACTGAAATGCCTGATATGCACATCCTCGCTGGAGCTCGGCATAGATATTGGAACTGCCGACTTCACCATTCAGTTCAACTCGCCGAGACAGGTCACGCGCCTGCTGCAGAGGATAGGGAGATCAGGACACAGAGCAACTGAAGTCAGCAGGGGATGCATTGTTGCGTTTGACGAGGATGAGATGATCGAGGGTTCGGTCATCGCCAGAAGGGCAATGGCAGAAGTGCTGGAAGAGCAGACAGTCAGGGAGAAGCCGCTGACGGTGCTTTCGAATCAGATCATTGCTATGTCCGCCGAGGGCACCTACACACGCGAATCCATGCTGTCGACAATCCGCAGGAGCTATCCGTTCAGGCATCTCGCAGAGTGGGAATTCAACGAGGTCTTCTCCTTTGCCGAACAATACAAGCTGATAAAGGTCGAGGAAGGAACGGTCAGGAGGTCAATGAGAGGGCTGCGTTACTTCTACGACAATATATCCATGATCAGGGACGAGAAGACCTTCAGCGTCAGGGACATAAGCACGAGGAAGGTGATCGGGACGCTCGACGAGGGTTTCGTCGTTTCATTCGCGGAACAGGGCGCGTCTTTCATCACACATGGCAGAAGCTGGAGGGTCGTGGAACTAAGGGAGACGGAACTCCTTGTGGAGCCCGTGTCCGTTTTCGGAGCCCTTCCCTCATGGGTGGGCGAGGAGATACCGGTTCCATTCGAAGTTGCGCAGGAAGTCGGACAGCTGCGCAAGAAGAGGAATGTCATGGACTATCCGCTCGATGCGGAGGCGAGTATGAAAGTTGCTGAATACCTCTCCGGCGTGACGGAGCCGTGCATTACGGCAACGGACGATCGCATCGTGATAGAGACAGAAGGAAGGAGAGCGGTCGTCAACGCGTGTTTCGGCACGAGGGTGAACGAAACGCTGTCCAGGATGATTGCAGCGGTGATTTCCGCGAGATCCGGCGAGAGCGTAGGCATTGATATCGATCCGTACAGGATCATGCTGGAGCTTCCCCGCAGCGCAAGGAAGGAGTGGATAGAGGAGGCAATCCGCTCCATACCGCCCGAAGCACTGGACTCGTTCATGAGAAAGATCGTGTCAAATGTTTCCTATTCCAAATGGCAGTTTCTCTTTGTGGCGAAGAAATTCGGTATCGTGAGAAAAGATGCCGACTACCGCGAGCTGAACATGACGAAACTCATGGCCTCCTTCGAGCACACGCCTGTGATGGAGGAAACAATAGACAAGAGCATCTGGGAGAGTATGGATGTCGGCAGGGCATCCGGTGTGCTCAATGACATCGCATCAGGAAGGATACAGATTGTCTACGCACCACTCTCCGCATACGGAAGAAAGGGACTCGATGCGACGAGGGAACTTTACCGGCCGGCCAGGGCCGACAGAGGCATACTGGAGGCGCTGAAGAAGAGGCTGATGGAAGAGGAGTTTTCGATGCTCTGTCTACACTGCGAGGCGAAATGGAAAAGCAAACCGTCGAGGGAAGGAAGACGGGTAAAATGCTGGAAATGTTCCAGCCCGATGGTGGCGGCGCTGAGCAGCTATGACCGCGGACGGCTGCCGCGCAAACTGAAATCCCAGAAAAAATTCAGCGATGAAGAGATCAGGGAAGTGCGGAAGCTCAGGAAGAACGCCAACCTCGTCATGGAATACGGTCAGAGAGCAATGCTGGTGCTTGCGGGAAGGGGCATAGGGCCGGACAGTGCCGCAAGAATACTTTCGAAGCAGGGCGATCAGGAAGAGCAAGTGCTGAAGGACATACTCGAGCAGGAGATAATTTTTGCTAGGACGAAACGTTTCTGGGACTGA
- a CDS encoding SelT/SelW/SelH family protein produces MTIKYCQPCGFMPRALDLAKDVLQAYGMAYNKNLSLNLQPGDKGIFEVLVDDSVVFSKEKQGRYPDAKEIIDAIRK; encoded by the coding sequence ATAACGATAAAATATTGCCAGCCATGCGGCTTCATGCCAAGGGCACTGGATCTTGCGAAGGATGTGCTGCAGGCGTACGGCATGGCATACAACAAGAACCTCAGCCTGAATCTGCAGCCCGGCGACAAGGGCATTTTCGAAGTGCTGGTGGACGACAGTGTTGTCTTTTCGAAAGAGAAGCAGGGCAGATATCCGGATGCTAAGGAAATTATTGATGCCATCAGAAAGTGA
- a CDS encoding DUF871 family protein gives MRTTGVSIFTGMEYSVEDNLRYLEKASSKGFKRIFTSMQRPGSDPARVSVEMPIVTKRVKELGMEIVTDISPRALTIFNATLDDLSPFRKAGVTALRLDDGFTNRQAAEITHNEAGLRIELNGCHYFDSDLDEMLANGADVRNLQASFNYYPRFESGISMDFLKQQASAYSGHGIPLFAFVHSSTLHTRVTVESHRYMSPERAAEELFAVHGIDTVLIGDPMAPDRDLDAIAETGSRDYVRIRTIPSSDATEAEKHLLFANELTAKPGTMLSLRHTYRFKPEEIHRMVPPRNCTARGEYSVTIDNERYRDGNNNLKNSCELNLWLEKMPADERINVVGTVFEEDRELVRMVRPFRKFKLVPFV, from the coding sequence ATGCGAACAACAGGCGTTTCCATTTTCACCGGAATGGAATACAGCGTCGAGGACAATCTGCGTTATCTGGAAAAGGCATCAAGCAAGGGGTTCAAGAGAATATTCACGAGCATGCAAAGACCGGGTTCGGACCCGGCCCGCGTCAGTGTGGAAATGCCAATCGTCACGAAGAGGGTGAAGGAACTAGGCATGGAAATCGTCACAGACATTTCTCCACGCGCTCTCACAATATTCAACGCAACGCTCGATGATCTTTCGCCATTTCGAAAAGCAGGTGTCACCGCGCTTCGTCTGGACGACGGGTTTACCAACCGACAGGCGGCCGAGATAACACATAACGAAGCCGGTCTCAGGATCGAGCTGAATGGATGCCACTATTTTGATTCCGACCTCGATGAAATGCTTGCGAATGGCGCGGACGTGCGCAACCTTCAGGCCAGTTTCAACTATTATCCGCGTTTCGAGTCAGGTATATCAATGGACTTCCTGAAGCAGCAGGCGTCCGCATACTCCGGTCATGGTATACCCCTTTTTGCGTTCGTTCACTCGTCCACACTGCATACGCGCGTTACTGTGGAATCACACAGGTATATGTCTCCGGAGAGGGCCGCAGAGGAACTTTTTGCCGTGCACGGCATCGACACTGTGCTCATCGGCGATCCAATGGCGCCTGACAGGGATCTCGACGCGATAGCCGAAACCGGTTCAAGGGATTATGTCCGGATAAGAACCATACCGTCCAGTGACGCCACTGAAGCAGAAAAACATCTGCTGTTTGCAAACGAACTGACCGCAAAGCCTGGCACCATGCTTTCGCTGCGGCACACGTACAGATTTAAGCCGGAAGAGATTCACCGGATGGTTCCTCCGCGCAACTGCACTGCCCGCGGAGAATATTCCGTGACAATTGACAATGAGCGATACAGGGACGGCAACAACAATCTGAAAAATTCATGCGAGCTCAATCTATGGTTGGAGAAGATGCCCGCCGATGAGCGCATCAACGTTGTAGGCACAGTCTTCGAAGAGGACAGGGAGCTTGTCAGAATGGTCAGACCATTCAGGAAGTTTAAACTCGTTCCGTTTGTCTGA
- the murQ gene encoding N-acetylmuramic acid 6-phosphate etherase, with the protein MPESESKYMHLETEEISEKFRRLDMLDTLSLLKTINEEDSKVPGIVAGALPVIAKVTDAIAGCIGRGGRLIYVGAGTAGRIGFLDAAECVPTFGLPTGTVVSILAGGVRSMTKAKEGAEDCAACGAKSMNALKVHKDDFIIGIAASGKAPFVIGAMKRAKERGATSAALVNVSNAAIAEHADYVITLLVGPEVIAGSSRMKAGMSEKLVLNMISSAVFVKLGRVYDNMMIELKPHNEKMKERSVHILSTITGADYRSSADALERAGWSIKTAAVMIMKGVSVEQAEARLSEAKGNLRNALL; encoded by the coding sequence ATGCCTGAATCAGAAAGCAAATATATGCATCTTGAAACGGAAGAAATATCCGAAAAATTTCGCAGACTGGACATGCTTGACACACTATCTCTTCTGAAAACGATAAATGAGGAGGACAGCAAAGTTCCGGGCATTGTGGCAGGTGCTCTGCCTGTCATAGCGAAGGTAACCGACGCTATTGCAGGATGCATTGGAAGAGGAGGAAGACTCATATACGTGGGTGCAGGGACGGCTGGAAGAATAGGATTCCTTGACGCCGCGGAATGTGTGCCGACCTTCGGCTTACCCACCGGCACTGTCGTGTCTATTCTTGCAGGAGGCGTCCGATCCATGACAAAGGCGAAGGAGGGTGCGGAGGATTGTGCAGCATGCGGCGCAAAAAGCATGAATGCCCTGAAAGTCCACAAGGACGATTTCATAATAGGCATCGCAGCGTCCGGAAAAGCCCCTTTTGTCATTGGCGCAATGAAGCGGGCAAAGGAGAGAGGGGCGACATCCGCCGCGCTGGTGAACGTTAGCAATGCTGCAATAGCGGAGCATGCCGATTACGTCATAACGCTGCTGGTGGGACCGGAAGTCATAGCCGGCTCATCGAGGATGAAGGCAGGAATGTCGGAAAAACTCGTCCTGAACATGATTTCGTCCGCTGTTTTCGTTAAACTCGGAAGGGTGTACGACAATATGATGATTGAACTCAAACCGCATAATGAGAAGATGAAAGAGCGATCGGTGCACATCCTTTCAACCATAACCGGTGCAGACTATCGCAGTTCCGCAGACGCTCTGGAAAGAGCCGGGTGGAGCATAAAAACTGCCGCTGTTATGATTATGAAGGGCGTGAGCGTCGAGCAGGCCGAAGCCAGGCTCTCGGAAGCTAAAGGCAATCTGAGAAATGCCCTGCTCTGA
- a CDS encoding ABC transporter ATP-binding protein: MEKLVEVTDLRKIFGQSKSFLNRMGKRRHVEAVAGASFDIGTNEIVSVVGESGSGKTTLGRLMVRLLEPTSGEVRFHGKNIFDMSKTEMISFRRNVQMILQDPYDSLNPLFSVFASVSKPLNIFEKNLSRKDKEEKVAEHLESMGLKPAGQFMHKLPSELSGGQRQRVSIARAMILKPQFIVADEPVSMLDVSLRAEMLNRMKKLSRDGGTSFLFITHDISSAKFMGDRMLIFFRGRIVEQGKTADVIGKPKHPYTMLLVDSVPVPDPERASSFLTLDDAGGGAEESYSASGCRFASRCRFVMDRCRVAEPPMYDTGDGHGASCFLYE, encoded by the coding sequence ATGGAAAAACTGGTTGAAGTAACAGACCTCCGGAAAATATTCGGCCAGTCGAAGAGTTTTCTGAACAGGATGGGAAAAAGACGACATGTCGAGGCTGTCGCCGGCGCGTCGTTCGATATCGGAACGAACGAAATAGTTTCTGTTGTCGGAGAAAGCGGCAGTGGCAAGACAACACTTGGAAGGCTGATGGTTCGACTCTTGGAACCGACGTCAGGAGAAGTCAGATTTCACGGAAAGAACATCTTCGACATGAGCAAGACGGAGATGATTTCCTTCCGGCGGAACGTACAGATGATCCTGCAGGACCCGTATGACTCTCTAAATCCACTCTTCTCGGTGTTTGCAAGCGTGTCGAAACCGCTGAACATTTTCGAAAAGAATCTGTCACGAAAGGATAAGGAGGAAAAGGTGGCTGAGCATCTTGAAAGCATGGGACTCAAGCCCGCGGGACAGTTCATGCACAAGCTGCCGAGCGAGCTCAGCGGAGGACAGAGGCAGCGTGTGTCCATAGCCCGGGCAATGATACTGAAACCCCAGTTCATAGTTGCCGACGAACCTGTCTCCATGCTAGACGTTTCGCTGAGAGCAGAAATGCTCAACAGGATGAAAAAACTCTCGCGCGACGGCGGTACCTCCTTTCTCTTCATAACGCATGACATATCGAGTGCGAAATTCATGGGTGACAGGATGCTGATTTTCTTCCGCGGCAGGATCGTGGAGCAGGGAAAGACCGCCGACGTAATAGGGAAGCCAAAGCATCCATACACCATGCTGCTCGTCGATTCAGTTCCAGTTCCTGATCCAGAAAGGGCATCCTCCTTCCTCACCCTGGACGACGCGGGCGGCGGCGCTGAAGAGAGCTATTCGGCGAGCGGATGCAGGTTCGCATCCAGATGCCGGTTTGTCATGGATCGGTGCCGCGTCGCCGAACCGCCGATGTACGATACCGGCGACGGGCACGGGGCTTCATGCTTCCTTTACGAGTGA
- a CDS encoding ABC transporter ATP-binding protein — translation MHTELLEVSKLNIRYRTKNRTIHAVRNLSISIRRGEVVGLVGESGCGKSTFGMSLLRLLPKSTDISAEKMVFNAEDSSLGEGIEILKLSEKELRRLRWKHVSVVFQGSMNSLNPVARIGDQLADAMFWHGFNDETIENNITSYLELVHLDDSIRKNYPHELSGGMKQRVAIAMALVCGPELVVADEPTTALDVVVQRKILKLLMDTKDKLNLSVIFITHDISLLASIADRVAVMYAGSIVEIGDVKTLFRRPLHPYTRGLMSTIPRIDERQTELVEINGSPPDLSSDIGGCPFAPRCNIATELCTRETPELRALGDAHLVSCHNAEMSVNGKTG, via the coding sequence TTGCACACGGAATTGCTTGAAGTTTCGAAATTGAACATCCGATACAGGACAAAGAACAGGACCATTCATGCTGTCAGGAATCTGTCCATATCCATCAGAAGAGGAGAAGTTGTCGGACTCGTAGGGGAGAGTGGATGTGGCAAGTCCACATTCGGCATGTCGCTGTTGCGTCTGCTTCCCAAATCGACTGACATCTCCGCAGAAAAGATGGTGTTCAACGCGGAAGACAGCTCACTGGGAGAAGGCATCGAAATACTGAAGCTGTCCGAAAAGGAACTGAGAAGACTCAGGTGGAAGCACGTCTCTGTCGTTTTTCAGGGATCCATGAACTCGCTGAATCCGGTGGCAAGAATAGGCGATCAGCTGGCGGATGCCATGTTCTGGCATGGATTCAACGATGAAACAATCGAGAACAACATAACGTCCTATCTTGAGCTTGTGCACCTTGACGACTCGATACGGAAGAACTATCCTCATGAGCTCTCCGGTGGCATGAAGCAGAGGGTTGCCATAGCGATGGCGCTCGTCTGCGGCCCCGAACTTGTCGTGGCGGATGAACCCACAACAGCGCTGGATGTCGTTGTGCAGAGGAAGATATTGAAACTGCTGATGGATACGAAAGATAAACTCAATCTGTCTGTAATATTCATAACGCATGACATTTCACTCCTCGCGTCAATCGCAGACAGGGTCGCAGTGATGTATGCCGGTTCGATCGTAGAAATCGGCGATGTGAAGACGCTATTCAGGAGGCCCCTTCATCCATACACGAGGGGGCTCATGTCTACCATACCGCGCATCGACGAAAGACAGACAGAGCTTGTTGAGATAAACGGCTCGCCGCCTGACCTTTCGAGCGACATCGGTGGTTGTCCGTTTGCTCCGAGATGCAATATCGCTACAGAATTGTGTACGAGAGAGACGCCTGAATTGCGTGCGCTGGGAGATGCACATTTGGTTTCGTGCCATAACGCGGAGATGTCAGTGAATGGAAAAACTGGTTGA
- a CDS encoding ABC transporter permease, with the protein MNSSTDVKQQSPVRFLVKRLLRPLIPLTHNRKFILGASIVLFFIALGLLGKFIAPFSPLAQSGAPWSPPSARHILGTNYLGQDVFSWFVIGTATSLKVGFFVALFSSSIGISVGLTAGYLGKYTDDVLMRFVDMLLVIPAFPLLVILSAYLPPTNTSTILILSLLSWPFMSRVVRSQVLTLKERGYVAVSKLSGSGNLSIMFKDIFPNMAPIIFINMIFLVIGAIIAQAGLAFFGLGNVNSVNWGTMLYWAQVEDAAIQSAWWWIVPPGIAIGVLGMGLNMLANGIAETTLEMRTG; encoded by the coding sequence TTGAACAGTTCGACAGATGTGAAGCAGCAATCCCCGGTACGCTTCCTTGTGAAGAGACTGCTACGTCCGCTGATACCACTCACACACAACAGGAAATTCATTCTCGGTGCATCTATAGTGCTGTTTTTCATCGCGCTTGGTCTGCTCGGAAAATTCATTGCACCATTCAGTCCTCTGGCGCAATCGGGAGCGCCTTGGAGTCCGCCTTCAGCCAGGCATATTTTGGGCACAAACTACCTCGGTCAGGATGTTTTCTCATGGTTTGTCATAGGCACTGCGACGTCGCTGAAGGTGGGTTTCTTCGTCGCGCTGTTTTCGAGCAGCATAGGCATCTCCGTAGGACTTACCGCGGGGTACCTCGGTAAATATACCGATGACGTACTGATGCGTTTTGTCGACATGCTCCTTGTCATACCAGCCTTTCCCCTGCTTGTCATACTGAGCGCATATCTTCCACCCACAAACACATCCACCATACTGATTCTCTCGCTGCTTTCCTGGCCATTCATGTCCAGGGTAGTGAGATCGCAGGTGCTTACGCTGAAGGAGAGGGGATATGTTGCAGTTTCGAAACTCTCCGGATCCGGTAATCTGAGCATAATGTTCAAGGACATCTTTCCGAACATGGCACCCATAATATTCATAAACATGATTTTTCTCGTCATCGGCGCAATAATTGCACAGGCCGGTCTGGCGTTCTTCGGGCTTGGAAATGTGAATTCAGTCAACTGGGGAACAATGCTCTACTGGGCCCAGGTCGAAGATGCCGCAATACAGAGTGCGTGGTGGTGGATAGTCCCACCGGGCATTGCCATCGGTGTCCTGGGCATGGGCCTGAACATGCTCGCAAACGGAATAGCTGAGACTACACTGGAAATGAGGACAGGGTGA
- a CDS encoding ABC transporter permease — protein MIGKRYLLRRLVNMAVIAYGAITLNFFLPRIIPGNPVMANLFGGGGGQIGNPVVVQRLTQEFGLNNPNLLYQYYRYLVELVHGNLGISFYYYPQSVTSVILQRLPWTLFLAGSGTIFAALLGIPLGIFLAWRKGTLPDSLISSAGMLISSIPYFWIGIILLIFFAVDITIFPVAHAVSQGVTYHNEFAFLGDVLYHAVLPISTLVIALMPGYALQMRNTMITVMHEDYILTAFAKGLPNHVIKNRYAARNAILPVTTHVGIALGYVVAGALMVEYLFAYPGLGYTLFSAIQSEDYPLMQGIFLIISLCVILANFIVDIIYTIIDPRVSLI, from the coding sequence TTGATCGGCAAACGGTATCTGCTGAGAAGACTCGTAAACATGGCGGTCATCGCATACGGTGCGATAACGCTCAATTTTTTTCTTCCGAGAATAATACCAGGCAATCCTGTTATGGCGAACCTGTTTGGAGGCGGAGGCGGACAGATAGGGAATCCGGTCGTGGTACAGAGGCTCACTCAGGAGTTCGGACTGAACAATCCGAATCTGCTCTATCAGTATTACAGATATCTTGTCGAGCTTGTCCACGGCAACCTGGGCATTTCATTCTATTACTATCCGCAGAGTGTCACTTCGGTGATACTGCAGAGACTGCCGTGGACGCTGTTTCTTGCAGGATCCGGAACAATATTTGCCGCCCTGCTTGGCATACCGCTCGGTATTTTTCTTGCGTGGAGAAAAGGAACACTGCCTGACTCGCTGATTTCATCAGCAGGCATGCTGATTTCATCGATACCTTACTTCTGGATAGGCATTATACTGCTGATTTTCTTCGCCGTAGATATTACGATTTTTCCAGTTGCACATGCCGTATCCCAAGGTGTCACATACCACAATGAATTTGCGTTTCTAGGGGACGTTCTGTATCATGCGGTTTTGCCCATATCTACGCTCGTCATAGCCCTGATGCCAGGCTATGCGCTGCAGATGCGCAACACCATGATAACCGTAATGCATGAAGATTACATACTGACGGCCTTTGCAAAAGGACTGCCGAACCATGTTATAAAGAACAGATACGCTGCCCGAAATGCCATACTGCCCGTGACCACCCACGTAGGCATAGCGCTGGGATACGTTGTCGCAGGCGCACTCATGGTGGAATATCTTTTTGCCTATCCAGGACTCGGATATACGCTCTTTTCGGCGATACAGAGCGAAGATTACCCGCTAATGCAAGGCATTTTCCTGATCATAAGCCTGTGCGTCATACTTGCCAATTTCATTGTGGACATCATCTATACAATTATTGATCCGAGAGTGAGTCTAATTTGA